Genomic segment of Prosthecobacter debontii:
ATGAGGCCAAAGCCCATCTCTTTTATTCGGATCACACCGATAAACTCTGGCGCATGGAGTGCCCCTTAGCCGAGTTTCCTCAAGGCCTATCCTCAGCGCAGGAGCAGCTCGCCTTGCAAGCCAGCGGGGTGAGTGAACGTGGAGCTTGGAACTTTCACGAAGCCGCTCACATCTATCGCGTGCAGAGTGACGGACGTTACCTCGCCCTGCTCGAAGGCGGATACTCCCATCCGGTCCGTAAAAATGTGATGGAAGCACGGGACTCGCGAAATCGCTTCATGCTCGCCTTCACCGCCGAGCGACTGGAAGGGCCATGGACACGGGTCGAGCCCTCCGAAAACGAATTCCTCGCCGAGAGAGATCATTTGTTTAATCCTGACGGCACACGTTGCCTCCGATACACTCAAGTCAGCCACCCCGAGCTAATCCGCTCTGGCATTGATCAGCGCCTTGAAGTCCCAGACTACCGCCTGAAACTCCTGTTCCAAGGCTTCGACGGCAGCCAGGTGAAAGACGACTACAACTACAACGATCTGCCCTGGGAGCTCGCCATCATGGAGAACCGCTGAGCCACTCTGTGCTCAGCGTTCCATCCCATCAAGGGCACAACACGACTGCTACTTTTTGATGATCTGATAACCATCCTTGCTGTCCTTAATGATCCAGCCCTCGGCCTCCAGTTCTTTACGGAGGACGTCGGCGGTTGCCCAATCTTTGTTCTGTTTAGCCAACCAACGCTTCTTGGCTTTTTCAGCAATCTCGGCAGGCACGTCAACCTCAGACTCCTCCACAGCCGCCGGAAGTTTCAGCCCGAGAGCTTGCAATAGGAAGTGCAAGCCATCCAGAGCTGCACCAGCTTCATCTTTGGTTAGACCGGCAGGTTTGATCTTATTGATCACACCAAAGATATCGCCAAGTGCGCCGGGGACATTCAGGTCGTCATTCAAGGTCGTCCAAGCCGCTTCAAAAGGCCCTGGAGCTTTACCTTGAACTTCGGCCGTCACTTCCGATGCCACACGTAGAACGCGCTCAAACTTCGCCAGCTTTTGGATGGCCTGACGCGCAGAATCCAGAGAATGCAGAGTAAAGTTCAGCGGAGTCCGATAGTGACCACTGATCAAAACGTAGCGCACCTCGGCGGGGGAATAACCCCGCTTCTGAAGATCTTCGAGCGTGTAGAGATTCCCCAGGCTCTTGCTCATCTTACCACCATCCACCAGCAGGTGAGTCACGTGGAACCAATGACGTGCAAACTTACCATGCGTCGCGCAGCAGCTCTGCGCGATCTCATTCTCATGGTGAGGGAAGATCAAATCCACCCCACCGCCATGAACGTCGAAGTCTTCGCCAAGGTATTCCAGAGACATGGCGCTGCACTCAAGATGCCAGCCAGGGCGTCCTTCACCCCAAGGGCTCGGCCAGTAGTTAGGCCCATCTTCGGGCTTACGTCCTTTCCACAACGCGAAGTCCGCTAAGGAATCCTTGGTGTATTCATCGCTATCGGTGGCACTGGCTGCCGTGGAAGCACCGAGCTTGAGTTCGCGATCTTCAAGGTGTGAAAGACGTCCGTAATCCGCGAAGGAAGAGACCTTGAAATAGACACTGCCATCGGGAGTGGCGTAGGCATGTCCCCGCTCGATCAGCGTCTCGATCATGCGGATCTGATGTGGGATATGAGCCACAGCACTGGGCTCCACATGTGGCGGCAAGAGATTGAGCGCTGCGCAATCCGCGTGGAACTTTGCCGTCCAATACTGAGTAAAGTCAGTCAGGGATTGCCCAGCCTTTTGCGAGTCCCGAATGGTCTTGTCATCCACATCGGTGAGGTTGCGCACATGCAGTGTCGCGAGACCACCTTGCTCGACCACTCGGCGAAAAACATCCTGAGCCACAAAGGTGCGGAAGTTACCGATATGAGCTGGGCCATACACCGTGGGGCCGCAGCAGTAAAAACGCAGCGTTTGACCGTCCAAAGGTGCCACCACCCGTTGGGTGCGCGAAAGAGTTTCAAAAAGGGTCAACGACATGAAAAAGAAGACGCGGGATTACAACGAAGCGGCAGCGTGTGCAACCTTGGGTGAATCAAAACCCAGGCGGATAGGACGTCGAATGACTGGAATCAACAGTCCGCCGAAGCCTTTTCACTGTCACGAATCGGCTCTGCTTCAAGCCCTTCATCGTCCCCCTCCGCCGCTTCACGCACGGCACCGATTTTGAGATTGACCCGGACACCGTGTTTCTCAGCCGCAGCGCTGAGTAGCGAGCGAATAGAACTGGCCGTCATGCCATTCTTACCGAGCACATGCTTCACATCTTCAGGAGCGAGCTGCACCCTGAAAACCAAAACGCCATTGGCATTATGACCAATGGCGATAGAGGCTTGTTGGGGGTGGTCAATTAAATTGGCCACCACATAGGTCAAGAATTCGCGAAGTGCTTCTGGGGCGTCCATGACAGCAATTAAGCTTTTCCACAAGCCCCGGCAACCCCAGAAATGGGGAAAAGCGACGCGCAGACGTTACTTAGCAGCAGCCTTGCTAGCCTTCTTAATGAGGCTACGCACAGTTTCGGTAGGCTGAGCGCCTTTAGAGATCCACTCGTTGACTTTAGCGAGGTCAAGATTGGCGTTATTCTCACCCTTCTTCTGGGGATCATAGGTGCCAAGGACTTCAATGAAACGACCATCACGCTTGTAGCGCTGATCAGCGGCGACGACGCGATAAAATAGATGGCCTTTGGAGCCTTCTTGACGGAGACGGATTGCTACTGCCATGAGATCAAAAAACGATTACGAACTTTTGGGGAGGAGGAGAATGCGGGATGATACCCGAAAATCAAGGCCTATTTTTGAGTTTTTCACAATCTGGCATCAGCAAACGCTGATCGAAAATGAAAACAAAAGCGGTCCCGGCTCGGGACCGCTTTGCTTAAAAAAACTGCCTCAAATTGAGTTATTTGCTGCTGGTATAAGGAGCAGCGGGAGGTGCCTCAGCGGCATAGGTTTGAATTTCCTTGGAGCGCTTATACCAGCGTTTCCCAGGCGTCATGTAACGCTTATAAAACATCTCATTCACGCTGCCCACCATGTAGGGCTTCGTGCTGCAAGAAGAAAGAACGCAAAGGGAAAGAAGGGTTATAATCCATTTCATAAGGACATTTCGAGTTTGGCCAGAAATGAAGCGAGTTGTCAAAAAAAAGTTTCGCTAAAGCCATCTTTGACGGTTGCCACTACTGAAAAGCCCCCCTACCCCATCTAGAATGAAGCTGTCTCGTAAAGCCGAATACGCCATGCGCGCCTTACTGGCCATGGCACGCACCTCCGATACATCCACTTTTTCCATTCAAGACATCGCCACTCGTGAAAACATTCCCCTCAAGTTTCTCGAGCAAATCCTCCTCATGCTCAAGAATGGCGGGCTATTGCGCAGCAAGCGCGGCGTAGGGGGAGGGTATCAGTTCCAGAAAGCACCTCAACGCATCTCCTTGGGAGAGATCGTTCAGCTGATCGATGGTCCGTTTGAGCCCATCCATTGCTCCATGATGATTCAGCATCCAGGCGATAAATGCGAGTGCGGCATCACGGGAGGTTGCAGCCTGGGGCAAGTGTTCATGGGCTTGAGAAATCAAGTCAACGACTGGCTCGCCAACACCACTCTCCACGATGTGCTTGAGCGAGAAAAAGTCCGCCAACCCGTCTCATTTGAGATCTGAATCATCAGCCAGGAACTCTTCCAGTTTAGTTTCCGGCGAGCTCCCCATCATGACATAGGCGCATTTTCGGCAAGACCAAGCAGCCACGGGATAACCATCCACATGCTCCACTTTCTGAGGCTCAATATTCGCCGGCATGTCATTCAAAGAATCACGAAGCACCACAAAAAGATGGGCCTCCTGATTGCCTCTCCCGAAACAAACCATGGCCACCTTTTGCCCGCGCCAAGTGACGATGCGGCAGCCAAACGGCCGTGCCTCTTTCGTGCCTGGCTGAACGATGTAGGGCTTCGGTGCACCTTGGTTACCGAGCCAAGCACTGACATTGGATAGCTCTCCCGTCACATGCTCCAGACCGAATCCCTCGGTCTTCATGTGATCAAACATATCCACGATCTCTGTCTCAAATTGAGCCAATGAGGTCTGCTTAGGCTCAGGCTCACGAATGACAAAGATCAAGCCTCCCAGCAAAACAGCGGCGGCTGTCGCTAACCACGGAAGCCGCTGCCAACGTGGCACCGCGGCACTGAGTTTCGCAGCGGCTAAAATTTCGGCACGCAGATTTTCAGGAATCGGCATCTCGGAGATGGCCTTGCATAGGCAGCGGTCAAAAGCCTGTTCCTGTGAAAACCAAGCAGCCAACTCAGGGCGACAGGGCAAGGTTTCCATGGCTTCCCGTAAGCAGGGATCATCATTGTCCTGACCATTGGGCCGACAGGCACTCAAACGAAGCTGGATTTCTGCATCATCCATGACGGCGGGTTCGTGCGGGTTCAAAAGGAATGACGTTGACGTTGGCAGAGGTAGGAACTTGTTCGTTCTCGGTCTTAACTTGGGAGAGTTTTTGGCGTAGCTGGGCTTTACCTCGCGACAGCCTCGACATCACGGTGCCGATCGGCACATCTAAAATTTCCGATATCTCCT
This window contains:
- a CDS encoding non-reducing end alpha-L-arabinofuranosidase family hydrolase is translated as MRASIHLSFLLPFICISHAADTPRPALNGQHWTVTHSQLFRAGPPGSFDEIAVKDPTIVQHEGQWHVFYTAKPKSSKERVPAELGYATASSLEGLHKAEHIQMLPILGGVMIAPQVFYFAPQKLWYLIGHTLVDKKLQPVFSTNPDIANVQGWIPMQRLQTNRQATRTWIDFWVICDEAKAHLFYSDHTDKLWRMECPLAEFPQGLSSAQEQLALQASGVSERGAWNFHEAAHIYRVQSDGRYLALLEGGYSHPVRKNVMEARDSRNRFMLAFTAERLEGPWTRVEPSENEFLAERDHLFNPDGTRCLRYTQVSHPELIRSGIDQRLEVPDYRLKLLFQGFDGSQVKDDYNYNDLPWELAIMENR
- the cysS gene encoding cysteine--tRNA ligase — protein: MSLTLFETLSRTQRVVAPLDGQTLRFYCCGPTVYGPAHIGNFRTFVAQDVFRRVVEQGGLATLHVRNLTDVDDKTIRDSQKAGQSLTDFTQYWTAKFHADCAALNLLPPHVEPSAVAHIPHQIRMIETLIERGHAYATPDGSVYFKVSSFADYGRLSHLEDRELKLGASTAASATDSDEYTKDSLADFALWKGRKPEDGPNYWPSPWGEGRPGWHLECSAMSLEYLGEDFDVHGGGVDLIFPHHENEIAQSCCATHGKFARHWFHVTHLLVDGGKMSKSLGNLYTLEDLQKRGYSPAEVRYVLISGHYRTPLNFTLHSLDSARQAIQKLAKFERVLRVASEVTAEVQGKAPGPFEAAWTTLNDDLNVPGALGDIFGVINKIKPAGLTKDEAGAALDGLHFLLQALGLKLPAAVEESEVDVPAEIAEKAKKRWLAKQNKDWATADVLRKELEAEGWIIKDSKDGYQIIKK
- a CDS encoding KH domain-containing protein, whose amino-acid sequence is MDAPEALREFLTYVVANLIDHPQQASIAIGHNANGVLVFRVQLAPEDVKHVLGKNGMTASSIRSLLSAAAEKHGVRVNLKIGAVREAAEGDDEGLEAEPIRDSEKASADC
- the rpsP gene encoding 30S ribosomal protein S16, whose product is MAVAIRLRQEGSKGHLFYRVVAADQRYKRDGRFIEVLGTYDPQKKGENNANLDLAKVNEWISKGAQPTETVRSLIKKASKAAAK
- a CDS encoding RrF2 family transcriptional regulator, which produces MKLSRKAEYAMRALLAMARTSDTSTFSIQDIATRENIPLKFLEQILLMLKNGGLLRSKRGVGGGYQFQKAPQRISLGEIVQLIDGPFEPIHCSMMIQHPGDKCECGITGGCSLGQVFMGLRNQVNDWLANTTLHDVLEREKVRQPVSFEI